A window from Nothobranchius furzeri strain GRZ-AD chromosome 17, NfurGRZ-RIMD1, whole genome shotgun sequence encodes these proteins:
- the LOC139063759 gene encoding zinc finger CCHC domain-containing protein 12-like, giving the protein MEVVKTEKVKVSNAVLISGLTDTDLDNEVFGFMEGFGPVNRRIKLPNCDQIIVEFQHEATVKELKKQCLPYDKPCTRNPDVFFHIQDLASAYSLETSTSATDAYLSELRDIAARSNQSFKDLLMEELAKIGESLGRDTHASEPVTELEPMLHSDQVTYSLPLTPEVNYMNNSKDNCPPTETGKQNPCIPPNLLNTPEVQRVIVEHIVKSSEVIPPPTSQYRLKPFSGRVPHPSFETDYDTWRSSVVLCINDPSLTKSQIVRRIVESLSAPAASIVKALSPKSDPETYLEHLDSAYAAVEDGDELFARFLNTNQDSGEKPSDYFQRLYTLLNLVIQRNGISSSDADQQLLKQFCRGCWDSSLISNLQLEQKKDNPPHFTALLLKLRTEEDKQATKAARMKQHLGAQRTRVYSNVQTTCSQSKNTCELEIDDNCDDLRKQIAELRSQIAQLKVNNTDKKAKKTQKESKPRVGTKIPDEPKQIQQITAVVPRPKPGYCFKCGEDGHIASSCSNEPNPALVATKRLALRQKQREWEMSKPIAQSPPLNR; this is encoded by the coding sequence atggaagttgtgaaaacagaaaaggtcaaagtttcaaatgctgttttaatcagtgggttaactgatacagaccttgataacgaagtctttgggtttatggaaggattcggaccagttaacaggcgcattaagttaccaaactgtgatcagattattgtggagtttcaacatgaagccactgttaaggaattaaagaaacaatgtttaccctatgacaaaccttgtactaggaacccagatgttttcttccatattcaagacctagccagcgcgtacagtctagaaactagcacatctgccactgatgcctatctgtcagagctcagggacatagctgcgcgtagcaatcaatcatttaaagaccttctaatggaggaactggcaaaaattggggaatctttaggaagggatacccatgcatctgaaccagtcactgaactagagccaatgctccatagtgaccaagttacatattccctgcctttaacaccagaagttaactatatgaacaactcaaaggacaattgtccacctacagagactggaaaacaaaacccttgcattccaccaaatcttttaaacacacctgaggttcagcgagttattgtggaacacattgttaaaagcagtgaggttatccctccgcctacttcacaatacagactaaaaccgttctcagggcgagttccacacccttcttttgaaactgactatgatacttggcgtagtagtgtagtgttatgcataaatgatccttcactcaccaagtcccaaattgtacgaagaatcgtggagagtctgtcagccccagcagcgagcatcgttaaagctcttagtccaaaatccgacccggaaacgtaccttgaacatctcgattcagcttacgcagctgtcgaagacggcgacgagctctttgctcgcttcttaaacacaaaccaggacagtggtgaaaaaccttccgattactttcagaggttatacaccttgttaaacctagttattcagaggaatggaatttcctccagtgacgccgaccagcagctgctcaagcagttttgcagaggctgttgggacagctcgctgatttcaaacctgcaactcgaacaaaagaaagacaacccgcctcattttacagcacttctcctcaaactgcgcactgaagaagacaaacaggctactaaagcagcacgcatgaaacaacacttaggggcacaacgaactagagtgtattcaaatgtgcaaacaacatgctctcagagtaaaaacacttgtgaactggaaatagatgataactgtgatgacttacgcaaacaaatcgctgagctcaggagccaaattgcacagcttaaggttaacaacacagataaaaaggcaaagaaaactcaaaaagagtcaaaaccccgtgtggggactaaaattccagatgagcccaaacagattcagcagataacagcagtggtgcccagaccaaagcctggatactgttttaagtgcggagaagatgggcacatagcttctagctgtagcaacgagccaaatccagcactagttgcaactaaaagacttgctcttagacagaagcagcgcgagtgggagatgtcaaagccaattgctcagtctcctcctttaaaccggtag